A region of Pseudomonas putida DNA encodes the following proteins:
- a CDS encoding GspE/PulE family protein, whose product MLPYRLARQAGLAMTPMQGGWQLWLRRDADSDQLQELLRVHGQPSALTYLEPAAFDEQLGQLYQAGDAATEALIEGIGDQVDLDSLMSEMPRIEDLLESDDEAPVIRLINGLFGQALRLRASDIHIETFEQSLVVRLRVDGHLREVLRPPRALSAMLVSRIKVMARLDIAEKRQPQDGRITLRAAGREVDVRVSTLPGIHGERVVMRVLDKQASLLALDNLGMPAAVLNGLRNCLARPNGIVLSTGPTGSGKTTTLYASLNSLNDGSRNILTVEDPVEYAIAGIGQTAINPRAGLTFATGLRAILRQDPDVIMLGEIRDQETAQIAVQASLTGHLVLSTLHTNSAVGAVTRLRDMGIEPFLIASCLRGVLAQRLVRRLCQCAVAQPLQAAERDLWPELCALGSSYHAVGCEQCQGSGYVGRLGLYEFVELDAGLIALLYDGASEQAMQDYLADRRRSLVAMASDCLARGETSLAEVLRVVQG is encoded by the coding sequence ATGCTGCCCTACCGGCTGGCACGCCAGGCGGGCCTGGCCATGACCCCGATGCAGGGCGGCTGGCAATTGTGGCTGCGCCGCGACGCCGACAGCGACCAGTTGCAGGAGCTGCTGCGGGTGCATGGCCAGCCCAGTGCGCTGACCTACCTGGAGCCTGCGGCCTTCGACGAGCAACTGGGCCAGCTCTATCAGGCAGGCGATGCGGCCACCGAAGCGCTGATCGAAGGGATTGGCGACCAGGTTGACCTGGACAGCCTGATGAGCGAAATGCCGCGCATCGAGGACTTGCTCGAAAGCGATGACGAGGCGCCGGTGATCCGCCTGATCAACGGCCTGTTCGGCCAGGCCCTGCGCCTGCGTGCCTCGGACATTCATATCGAGACCTTCGAGCAGAGCCTGGTGGTGCGCCTGCGCGTCGACGGCCACCTGCGCGAGGTGCTGCGCCCGCCACGGGCGCTGTCGGCGATGCTGGTGTCGCGGATCAAGGTCATGGCCCGGCTGGACATCGCCGAAAAACGCCAGCCCCAGGACGGTCGCATCACCTTGCGGGCAGCCGGACGTGAGGTGGACGTGCGCGTCTCGACCCTGCCTGGCATCCACGGCGAGCGGGTGGTGATGCGTGTGCTCGACAAGCAGGCCAGCCTGCTGGCGCTGGACAACCTGGGTATGCCGGCAGCGGTGCTCAATGGCCTGCGCAATTGCCTGGCGCGGCCCAATGGCATCGTGCTGTCCACCGGCCCGACCGGCTCGGGTAAGACCACCACGCTGTACGCCAGCCTCAACAGCCTCAATGATGGCAGCCGCAACATCCTTACCGTCGAAGACCCGGTGGAGTACGCCATCGCCGGTATCGGCCAGACCGCGATCAACCCCCGCGCAGGGCTGACGTTTGCCACTGGCCTGCGCGCCATCCTGCGCCAGGACCCGGATGTGATCATGCTGGGTGAAATCCGCGACCAGGAGACCGCCCAGATTGCCGTGCAGGCCAGCCTTACCGGCCACCTGGTGCTGTCGACCCTGCACACCAACAGTGCCGTGGGCGCGGTGACCCGCTTGCGCGACATGGGCATCGAACCCTTCCTGATCGCATCGTGCCTGCGCGGTGTGCTTGCGCAGCGCCTGGTGCGGCGGCTGTGCCAGTGCGCGGTGGCGCAGCCGCTACAAGCGGCCGAGCGTGACCTGTGGCCTGAACTGTGCGCGCTGGGCAGCAGCTATCACGCCGTGGGTTGCGAGCAGTGCCAAGGCAGCGGCTATGTCGGGCGCCTGGGCCTGTACGAATTCGTCGAGCTGGACGCGGGCCTGATCGCGCTGCTGTACGACGGCGCCAGTGAACAAGCCATGCAGGATTACCTGGCTGATCGTCGGCGCAGCCTGGTCGCCATGGCCAGCGATTGCCTGGCGCGTGGCGAGACCAGCCTGGCCGAAGTGCTGCGCGTGGTGCAGGGCTGA
- the gspD gene encoding type II secretion system secretin GspD — protein MAAALSLALAVGLPSACAEEPVFDDNGTPMYEVNFVDTELGEFIDSVSRITGTTFIVDPRVKGKVTVRTVDLHDADAIYDIFLAQLRAQGYATVDLPNGSVKIVPDQAARLEPVPVEPTGQQGAGSDSVATRVFDLRNAATEQVLGILKPLIDPRVGVITPYPAAHQLVVTDWRSNLERIASLLRQLDRPSEAVGSVSTQVIYLRHATASEVVKVLRGLSQEGVAPAESAGEGEVKDRPVMASAGGSGIRLEYEEGTNAVVMVGPDSELAAYRAIVEQLDIRRAQVVVEAIIAEVSDSSAQELGVQWLFADEKFGAGIVNFGSNGVNIANIAGAAASDDNEALGKLLSATTGATAGIGHFGGGFNFAMLVNALKGKSGFNLLSTPTLLTLDNAEASILVGQEVPFVTGSVTQNNANPYQTIERKEVGVKLRIKPQINIDNSVRLDIVQEVSSIAESSAASDVITNKREIKTKVMVEDNGLVILGGLISDELSTSNQRVPLLGDIPYLGRLFRSDASKNTKQNLMVFIRPRILRDGPSLAGLSEDKYRTLQQTTPLQLPDLAGAEGGTPLLQVFPASRARLEGGTW, from the coding sequence ATGGCGGCTGCACTGAGCCTGGCCCTGGCCGTGGGCCTGCCCAGCGCTTGCGCTGAAGAGCCGGTGTTCGATGACAACGGCACGCCGATGTATGAGGTGAACTTCGTCGACACCGAACTGGGCGAGTTCATCGACAGTGTGTCGCGCATCACCGGCACCACGTTCATCGTCGACCCGCGGGTCAAGGGCAAGGTCACCGTGCGCACGGTCGATCTGCACGACGCCGATGCCATCTATGACATCTTCCTCGCGCAGCTGCGTGCCCAGGGCTACGCCACGGTCGATCTGCCCAACGGCAGCGTGAAGATCGTTCCCGACCAGGCTGCGCGCCTGGAACCGGTGCCGGTGGAGCCTACCGGGCAGCAGGGCGCGGGCAGCGACAGCGTAGCCACGCGGGTATTCGATTTACGCAACGCCGCCACCGAGCAGGTGCTGGGCATCCTCAAGCCCCTGATCGACCCACGGGTAGGGGTGATCACCCCGTACCCGGCCGCTCACCAGTTGGTGGTTACCGACTGGCGCAGCAACCTCGAACGCATCGCCAGCCTGCTGCGCCAGCTCGACCGCCCCAGCGAAGCAGTGGGCAGCGTCAGCACCCAGGTCATCTACCTGCGGCACGCCACTGCCAGTGAAGTGGTCAAGGTGCTGCGCGGGCTCAGCCAGGAAGGCGTGGCGCCGGCAGAAAGCGCGGGCGAAGGGGAGGTGAAGGACAGGCCGGTGATGGCCAGCGCCGGTGGCTCGGGTATTCGCCTGGAGTACGAAGAGGGTACCAACGCCGTGGTCATGGTCGGCCCCGACAGCGAGCTGGCTGCCTACCGTGCCATCGTCGAGCAACTGGACATCCGCCGTGCCCAGGTGGTGGTCGAGGCGATCATCGCCGAGGTGTCCGACAGCAGTGCCCAGGAGCTGGGTGTGCAGTGGCTGTTCGCCGATGAGAAGTTCGGGGCCGGTATCGTCAACTTCGGCAGCAATGGGGTGAACATCGCCAATATCGCGGGGGCGGCTGCCAGCGACGACAATGAGGCACTGGGCAAGCTGCTGTCTGCCACCACCGGTGCCACCGCCGGCATTGGCCACTTTGGTGGCGGTTTCAACTTCGCCATGCTGGTCAATGCGCTCAAGGGCAAGAGCGGTTTCAACCTGCTGTCCACTCCGACCTTGCTGACCCTGGACAACGCCGAGGCGTCAATCCTGGTCGGCCAGGAAGTGCCCTTCGTCACAGGCTCCGTAACGCAGAACAACGCCAACCCCTACCAGACCATCGAGCGCAAGGAGGTGGGGGTAAAGCTGCGGATCAAACCGCAGATCAACATCGACAACAGCGTGCGCCTGGACATTGTTCAGGAGGTCTCGTCGATTGCCGAATCCAGCGCTGCCAGCGATGTGATCACCAACAAGCGCGAGATCAAGACCAAGGTCATGGTCGAAGACAACGGCCTGGTGATTCTGGGCGGGCTGATCAGCGACGAGCTGAGCACCAGCAACCAGCGGGTACCACTGCTCGGTGACATCCCGTATCTGGGCCGCCTGTTCCGCTCCGATGCCAGCAAGAACACCAAGCAGAACCTGATGGTCTTCATCCGCCCGCGCATCCTGCGCGACGGGCCGAGCCTGGCCGGGCTCAGCGAAGACAAGTACCGCACCCTGCAACAGACCACCCCGCTGCAACTGCCGGACCTTGCTGGCGCTGAAGGCGGCACGCCGCTGCTGCAGGTGTTCCCCGCAAGCAGGGCGCGCCTGGAAGGAGGCACCTGGTGA
- a CDS encoding pilus assembly protein PilZ, whose amino-acid sequence MNFASRLLTGACLTLAGWLAAQCVLQLGRQPQPASPSKAVEVQLPGLMVGLWQAPADDGAIAMTRLPLHYLGGLKAQPLSASVVVLRYGQQVRTLARGQRLAPGIVLQDIDSDGLIFNNQGRRERLPWPPRPAVTGFKRQG is encoded by the coding sequence GTGAACTTCGCTTCACGGCTGCTCACCGGCGCTTGCCTGACCCTGGCCGGCTGGCTCGCTGCACAGTGCGTGCTGCAACTGGGCCGCCAGCCACAACCGGCCAGCCCCTCCAAGGCGGTTGAAGTTCAACTGCCTGGGTTGATGGTTGGCCTCTGGCAGGCGCCCGCCGACGACGGCGCGATCGCCATGACCCGTTTGCCGCTGCATTACCTCGGCGGCCTCAAGGCCCAGCCGTTGTCGGCCAGCGTGGTGGTACTGCGCTACGGCCAGCAGGTGCGCACCCTGGCTCGCGGCCAGCGCCTGGCGCCAGGGATCGTGCTGCAGGACATCGACAGCGATGGCCTGATTTTCAACAACCAGGGGCGGCGTGAACGCCTGCCCTGGCCGCCACGCCCCGCCGTGACCGGCTTCAAGCGGCAAGGATGA
- a CDS encoding lipoprotein UxpA, protein MASSVNRREVISWMGVGALAPLLGACSALPGQRGGNASLDLLYVADTLDARQLGLAVVPATRLGPVSHLGRAPWMTGTSASTAFPQLAPLLDAGRADEANLGGYAVLAALLEQLRGEAGAGNSLTLENGQGWNGSGLAYLTQGESGVQGSQLLGSEVRVSSDERVLWPQRSTALYAQSPAITLGAGLADEHRQGLGLEPLHLFERGGARIAVVGVTDPYAQDQKASLKQWYQSLLPVFEQARREADLVVAMADVGTGPGLWLAERLPAIDVLLCARGQDLWPAPVLATQASGRRVPVLFAGCRGSGAFRLRCQQVAGQWQFEGRFFPAFEHQLAPAAQVRAGQLQAQLRQQRAGHAAWLDQPLARAPQNLWRRDTRGGSWDRLLHQALADDGSMPVLLPGLRYDCPLAAGAAITREHLISLTGSYPAPVVEAPARQVEQVLENAAEQLFGDPLLLDNSQDLPRWQTQAWGVSYSPQGKRITGLEPVQGLCRTFGLQFESQAGAPLWQRVEAWLARQQPDWQLAPLQLPQVRYVQGHPGWHPRQMAS, encoded by the coding sequence ATGGCAAGCAGTGTGAACAGGCGCGAAGTGATCAGCTGGATGGGTGTCGGTGCCTTGGCACCGTTGCTCGGCGCCTGTTCCGCCTTGCCAGGGCAGCGCGGTGGCAACGCCAGCCTGGATTTGCTTTATGTCGCTGACACCCTCGATGCCCGCCAGCTCGGCCTGGCCGTAGTCCCGGCGACGCGCCTGGGGCCGGTCAGCCACCTCGGGCGTGCGCCGTGGATGACCGGCACCAGCGCCAGCACCGCTTTCCCGCAACTGGCGCCGCTGCTCGATGCCGGCCGGGCCGATGAGGCCAACCTGGGCGGCTATGCGGTATTGGCAGCGCTGCTGGAACAGTTGCGTGGCGAGGCCGGGGCGGGCAACAGCCTGACCCTGGAGAACGGCCAAGGCTGGAACGGCAGTGGCCTGGCCTACCTGACCCAAGGTGAAAGTGGCGTGCAGGGCAGCCAACTGCTGGGCAGCGAAGTGCGCGTCAGCAGCGACGAGCGGGTGCTCTGGCCGCAGCGCAGCACGGCACTCTACGCTCAGTCTCCTGCCATTACGCTTGGCGCAGGGCTCGCCGATGAACACCGCCAAGGCCTCGGCCTTGAACCCCTGCACTTGTTCGAGCGGGGCGGTGCGCGCATTGCCGTGGTCGGTGTGACCGACCCTTACGCCCAGGACCAGAAAGCCTCCCTTAAACAGTGGTATCAATCTTTGCTGCCGGTGTTCGAACAGGCCCGGCGCGAGGCGGACCTGGTCGTGGCCATGGCCGATGTCGGTACCGGGCCGGGTCTGTGGCTGGCTGAACGGCTGCCGGCAATTGACGTGTTGCTGTGCGCGCGCGGCCAAGACCTGTGGCCGGCGCCAGTGCTGGCCACCCAGGCCAGCGGCCGCCGCGTGCCGGTGTTGTTCGCCGGGTGCCGGGGCAGCGGGGCGTTTCGCTTGCGCTGTCAGCAGGTGGCTGGTCAATGGCAGTTCGAGGGTCGGTTCTTCCCGGCGTTCGAACACCAGCTGGCACCGGCTGCGCAGGTGCGTGCCGGGCAGTTGCAGGCGCAGTTGCGCCAACAGCGCGCTGGCCATGCGGCGTGGCTCGATCAACCGCTGGCCCGGGCGCCCCAGAACTTGTGGCGGCGTGACACCCGTGGCGGCAGCTGGGACCGCCTGCTGCATCAGGCTCTGGCCGATGACGGCAGCATGCCCGTGCTATTGCCGGGCCTGCGTTACGACTGCCCGTTGGCCGCAGGTGCAGCGATTACCCGCGAGCACTTGATCAGCCTGACTGGGAGTTACCCGGCCCCGGTGGTCGAGGCCCCGGCCCGGCAGGTCGAGCAAGTGCTGGAAAATGCCGCTGAACAGCTGTTCGGCGACCCGCTGCTGCTGGATAACAGCCAGGACCTGCCGCGCTGGCAAACCCAAGCCTGGGGCGTCAGCTACAGCCCGCAAGGCAAGCGCATCACCGGCCTGGAGCCGGTCCAGGGGCTGTGCCGCACGTTCGGCCTGCAGTTCGAGTCGCAGGCTGGCGCACCGCTGTGGCAACGGGTAGAAGCCTGGCTGGCGCGTCAGCAGCCGGACTGGCAACTGGCACCGCTGCAATTGCCCCAGGTGCGCTATGTACAGGGCCACCCCGGTTGGCATCCCCGGCAGATGGCTTCGTGA